One Camelina sativa cultivar DH55 chromosome 3, Cs, whole genome shotgun sequence genomic window carries:
- the LOC104777249 gene encoding putative cellulose synthase-like protein D6, giving the protein MPGESPIRHPRISHVSNSGSDFGSKEDYTSYIVQVPPTPDNNPASLSIVLCDIDPNPVTVPTAPGDTDSGSSCKDDEPDQTDLRNSEEEEEEEDEEEEDEEEHDTLLYKLSNPLTRIDKISPIIIALYRTLIVVRVVALVLFLIWRIRNPNNKAIWLWLLSVICEIWFAFSWLLDQIPKLFPVNHGTDIEALKETFEPSSDPDKPTEKSDLPGIDVFVSTADADKEPPLVTANTILSILSVDYPVQKLSCYLSDDGGSLLTFEAMAEAASFAKIWVPFCRKHNIEPRNPESYFGLKRDPYKGKVRHDFVRDRRYVKRGYEEFKVRVNALSHSIRRRSDAFNSKEEMKALEKWKHWKIRVEEDQFKEPRPALVAPKATWMSDGTHWPGTWAVPCPHHSRGDHASVIQVLLDPPGDKPVMGRGGEGRTLDFEGIDIRLPMLVYVSREKRPGYDHNKKAGAMNALVRASAIMSNGPFILNLDCDHYVYNSEAFRNGICFMMDRDGDRVCYVQFPQRFEGIDPSDRYANKNTVFFDINLRALDGIQGPMYVGTGCLFRRTALYGFDPPDVFVAYEEPSGCYNCCFPRIKKRRPGSIASEPEYCIDVEEEERVDISLIPKQFGSSSILVSSVKVAEFQGRPLATVQPSRRGRPPGSLTGSREPLDVAMVNEAVNVISCWYEDKTEWGINVGWIYGSVTEDVVTGFRMHEKGWRSFYCVTEPDAFRGTAPINLTDRLHQVLRWATGSVEIFFSRNNAIFAGRKLKFLQRISYLNVGIYPFTSIFILTYCFLPPLSLFSGHFVVETLTGSFLVYLLVITLSLCGLAVLEVKWSGISLEEWWRNEQFWLIGGTSAHLVAVLQGILKVIAGIEISFTLTSKSSTGGDDEEDDFADLYLFKWTALMILPLTIIILNIVAILFAVCRTVFSERPQWSNLLGGTFFAAWVLLHMYPFAKGLMGRGGRTPTIVYVWSGLIAICLFLLYITIKNSEIDGGSFLVT; this is encoded by the exons ATGCCCGGAGAATCTCCTATAAGACATCCCAGAATCAGCCACGTGTCAAACTCCGGCAGCGATTTCGGAAGCAAGGAAGATTACACCAGTTACATCGTCCAGGTCCCTCCGACGCCGGACAACAACCCGGCGTCTCTTTCAATCGTTCTCTGTGACATCGATCCAAATCCGGTGACGGTTCCGACCGCTCCTGGAGACACCGATTCCGGTTCATCTTGCAAAGACGAcgaaccggatcaaaccgatcTGAGaaacagtgaagaagaagaagaagaagaagacgaagaagaagaagatgaagaagaacacGATACCTTGCTTTACAAGCTATCTAATCCTTTAACTCGTATCGACAAAATCTCTCCGATCATCATCGCTCTTTAtcg gACTCTAATAGTTGTTCGAGTTGTAgctcttgttctgtttctcaTCTGGAGAATCAGAAACCCTAACAACAAAGCAATATGGTTATGGTTACTCTCTGTAATCTGCGAAATCTGGTTTGCTTTCTCTTGGTTACTCGACCAAATCCCTAAGTTGTTCCCTGTGAACCACGGAACCGATATCGAAGCCTTAAAGGAGACATTCGAACCGTCATCAGACCCCGATAAACCGACCGAGAAATCGGATCTTCCGGGTATTGATGTGTTTGTCTCAACGGCTGATGCAGATAAAGAGCCTCCACTAGTTACAGCCAACACAATCCTCTCCATTTTATCTGTTGACTATCCTGTTCAGAAGCTCTCTTGTTATCTCTCAGATGATGGAGGATCGCTTCTTACCTTTGAAGCAATGGCTGAAGCCGCTAGCTTTGCGAAAATATGGGTGCCGTTTTGCAGGAAACATAACATCGAGCCGAGGAATCCGGAGAGCTACTTTGGTTTGAAAAGAGATCCTTATAAGGGAAAGGTGAGGCATGACTTTGTTAGAGATCGACGGTATGTGAAACGAGGTTACGAGGAGTTTAAGGTTCGGGTTAATGCGCTGTCTCATTCCATTAGAAGGAGATCGGATGCGTTTAATagcaaagaagagatgaaagctTTAGAGAAATGGAAGCATTGGAAGATTAGAGTTGAAGAGGACCAATTCAAGGAGCCAAGGCCTGCTTTAGTAGCTCCTAAAGCTACTTGGATGAGCGATGGAACTCACTGGCCAGGTACTTGGGCGGTCCCATGTCCGCACCATTCCAGAGGTGATCACGCTAGTGTCATACAG GTGTTACTTGATCCTCCTGGAGACAAACCAGTTATGGGGAGAGGTGGTGAAGGGCGCACACTTGATTTTGAAGGGATAGACATTCGTTTACCGATGCTTGTTTACGTGAGCCGCGAGAAACGACCTGGCTATGACCATAACAAGAAGGCAGGAGCTATGAATGCTTTGGTACGCGCCTCGGCTATAATGTCTAATGGACCTTTCATCTTGAACTTGGACTGCGACCATTATGTCTACAACTCTGAAGCATTTAGAAATGGGATCTGTTTCATGATGGACCGTGATGGTGACCGCGTTTGCTATGTTCAGTTTCCGCAGAGGTTTGAAGGAATCGATCCTTCTGACCGCTATGCTAACAAGAATACTGTCTTCTTTGACATTAATCTACGGGCTCTCGATGGGATCCAAGGTCCAATGTACGTCGGAACAGGATGCCTCTTCCGTCGAACCGCGCTTTACGGTTTCGACCCGCCTGATGTTTTTGTGGCGTACGAAGAACCATCTGGTTGTTACAACTGCTGTTTCCCGCGGATCAAGAAACGTAGGCCCGGAAGCATAGCTTCTGAACCAGAGTATTGTATTGATGTCGAGGAAGAAGAGCGGGTTGATATCAGTTTGATTCCAAAGCAATTCGGTAGCTCGAGTATACTAGTGAGTTCAGTTAAGGTCGCGGAGTTTCAAGGTAGGCCACTAGCTACGGTTCAACCGAGCAGACGCGGACGTCCTCCTGGTTCTTTAACCGGAAGCCGTGAACCGCTTGATGTTGCGATGGTAAACGAGGCGGTTAACGTGATCTCTTGCTGGTACGAGGACAAAACAGAATGGGGAATCAATGTCGGATGGATCTACGGATCAGTAACCGAAGATGTCGTGACAGGTTTTAGAATGCACGAAAAAGGATGGAGATCATTCTATTGTGTAACAGAGCCAGACGCATTCCGTGGAACTGCACCTATAAACTTAACTGACCGGCTCCACCAGGTTCTCCGTTGGGCCACTGGTTCAGTCGAGATCTTCTTCTCCCGAAACAACGCTATCTTCGCGGGTCGAAAACTCAAATTCCTCCAGAGAATATCTTACCTCAACGTTGGAATATACCCATTCACAAGCATTTTCATCTTAACCTATTGCTTCCTCCCGCCGTTATCTCTCTTCTCTGGTCACTTCGTTGTTGAAACACTCACCGGATCATTCCTCGTTTACCTTTTGGTAATCACATTGTCTCTTTGTGGATTAGCTGTTCTTGAAGTCAAGTGGTCAGGTATCTCTTTAGAAGAATGGTGGAGAAACGAACAGTTTTGGTTAATAGGCGGTACGAGCGCACATTTAGTAGCGGTACTTCAAGGTATACTCAAAGTCATAGCCGGAATCGAAATCTCATTCACCTTGACTTCAAAATCTTCAACAGGAGGAGATGACGAAGAGGATGATTTCGCTGATCTTTATCTCTTTAAATGGACTGCTCTGATGATTCTACCGTTGACGATCATAATCTTGAACATCGTAGCGATACTTTTCGCGGTTTGTAGGACTGTTTTCAGTGAGAGACCACAGTGGAGTAATCTTCTTGGTGGGACTTTCTTTGCTGCTTGGGTGTTGCTTCATATGTATCCGTTTGCGAAAGGTTTGAtgggaagaggaggaagaacacCGACAATTGTGTATGTTTGGTCAGGACTTATCGCTAtttgcttgtttcttctctATATTACTATTAAGAATTCGGAGATTGATGGAGGATCGTTTCTGGTGACTTAG